One region of Candidatus Cetobacterium colombiensis genomic DNA includes:
- the rpsN gene encoding 30S ribosomal protein S14, producing the protein MAKKSMIAREVKRTTLCDKYAEKRAELKKRINEGDMEAMFELNKLPKNSSEVRKKNRCQLDGRPRGFMREFGISRVKFRQLAGAGLIPGVKKSSW; encoded by the coding sequence ATGGCTAAAAAGTCAATGATCGCTAGAGAAGTTAAAAGAACAACTTTATGCGACAAATATGCTGAAAAAAGAGCTGAACTGAAGAAGAGAATCAACGAGGGAGATATGGAAGCTATGTTTGAGCTAAACAAATTACCTAAGAACTCTTCAGAAGTTAGAAAGAAAAATAGATGTCAATTAGATGGAAGACCAAGAGGATTCATGAGAGAATTCGGAATTTCGAGAGTTAAGTTCAGACAATTAGCAGGTGCTGGACTTATTCCAGGTGTGAAGAAGTCATCTTGGTAA
- the rplE gene encoding 50S ribosomal protein L5 has translation MSKYVSRYHKLYNETIITNLMKELGLSNVMECPKLDRIVVNMGVGEATQNSKLIDAAMADLAIITGQKPVVRKAKKSEAGFKLREGMPIGAKVTLRKERMYDFLDRLVNVVLPRVRDFEGVPADSFDGRGNYSLGLRDQLVFPEIEFDKVDKLLGMSITIVSSAKTDEEGRALLKAFGMPFKK, from the coding sequence GTGTCTAAATACGTTTCTAGATATCATAAGTTATATAACGAAACAATAATTACTAACTTAATGAAAGAGTTAGGATTATCTAACGTTATGGAATGTCCAAAATTAGACAGAATCGTTGTTAACATGGGAGTAGGAGAGGCAACTCAAAACTCTAAGTTAATCGATGCTGCAATGGCTGATTTAGCAATAATCACAGGACAAAAGCCAGTTGTAAGAAAAGCAAAAAAATCAGAAGCTGGATTTAAGTTAAGAGAAGGAATGCCAATCGGTGCAAAAGTTACTTTAAGAAAAGAGAGAATGTACGATTTTCTAGATAGATTAGTAAATGTAGTTCTTCCAAGAGTAAGAGACTTCGAAGGAGTTCCAGCGGATTCATTCGACGGAAGAGGAAACTACTCTTTAGGATTAAGAGATCAATTAGTTTTCCCTGAGATCGAATTTGATAAAGTTGACAAGCTTTTAGGAATGTCTATCACTATAGTATCTTCAGCTAAAACAGATGAAGAAGGAAGAGCTTTACTTAAGGCATTCGGAATGCCTTTCAAAAAGTAA
- the rplX gene encoding 50S ribosomal protein L24, with protein sequence MAKPKIKFVPESLHVKTGDTVYVISGKDKGKTGKVLKVFPKKGKIVVENINMVTKHMKPSQINPQGGVVTKPAPMFSSKVMLFDEKAGKPTRVGYKFVDGKKVRYSKVSGETL encoded by the coding sequence GTGGCTAAACCTAAGATTAAATTTGTACCAGAGTCATTACATGTAAAAACTGGAGATACAGTTTACGTAATATCTGGAAAAGATAAAGGAAAAACAGGTAAGGTTTTAAAAGTATTCCCTAAAAAAGGAAAGATCGTTGTTGAGAACATCAACATGGTTACAAAACATATGAAACCTTCACAAATAAACCCACAAGGTGGAGTTGTAACTAAACCAGCTCCAATGTTCTCTTCAAAAGTAATGTTATTTGATGAGAAAGCTGGTAAACCAACAAGAGTTGGATACAAGTTCGTGGACGGTAAAAAAGTAAGATACTCTAAAGTATCTGGAGAAACTTTATAA
- the rplN gene encoding 50S ribosomal protein L14: MVQQQTILNVADNSGAKKLMVIRVLGGSRRRFGRIGDIVVASVKEAIPGGNVKKGDVVKAVIVRTRKELRREDGSYIKFDDNAAVILNNNNDPKATRIFGPVARELRAKDFMKIVSLAPEVI, translated from the coding sequence ATGGTACAACAACAAACTATCCTTAATGTTGCTGATAACTCAGGAGCTAAAAAACTTATGGTTATAAGAGTTCTTGGAGGATCTAGAAGAAGATTCGGAAGAATCGGTGACATTGTTGTGGCATCAGTTAAGGAAGCAATACCTGGTGGAAACGTTAAAAAAGGAGACGTAGTAAAGGCAGTTATTGTTAGAACAAGAAAAGAGTTAAGAAGAGAAGATGGATCATACATTAAATTTGATGATAACGCAGCTGTTATCTTAAATAATAATAATGACCCAAAAGCAACAAGAATATTCGGACCAGTTGCAAGAGAATTAAGAGCTAAAGACTTCATGAAGATAGTTTCACTAGCTCCAGAAGTAATATAA